A genomic region of Burkholderia humptydooensis contains the following coding sequences:
- a CDS encoding non-ribosomal peptide synthetase — MSYAALDVAVRDAARTLAARGVSHRDTVALQTRRGVEWVVWWLAIWRTGAVVLPLPADASAERTAQGCAQAGARWLVSTTTPADHTAGLPPVITPTAERACVEATAPDHRPAANEPAYILFTSGSTGTPKAVTVSHHALSTYLGWARTRYASERHGGTIVHSELTFDFTQTCLWLPLLAGETVRFAPDPVTPAMLYDLLLCEPPLSFIKLTPAHLQGFAALETLNPRAVPWPDHVVVGGAALAGAMLPPSLRRARAIIHNEYGPTEATVGCCVQSEPAEGISPGSVSIGAATPRSALLVLDAELQPAPAGEAGELYLSGDQLALGYVGNPAETAQRFLPNPAPGSPGERVYRTGDLVRRTPDDHLVFVGRVDDMIKRNGVRIEPGAITAHVLRHPGVSGCHTFAQRPAPASEPLVVCAVVGDGVDVHALRAWLASQLPAHTMPNRIVPVDTLPCTPQGKIDERALAASLSVAAPAPPSLATRAETVLGAIWRATLGATEITPSSHFFVEGGDSIRAITVAVEARKQGLLLTAEHLFQHPVLRDLAAAATAAGPVPDDAAPTMPDARPPDADVEETCPASYLQLGMIFQNQAHGHDGRYHDIFSYRLGLHVDEACLREAARRAVARHPALRTTFDLAADGQAVQRIWTRGPDVLDYEDLTALSPADQQRTIDQWIAGERARGFDVRVLPLLRFKAHRLGPRTLQFTTSFHHGIMDGWSDQQIHTELFADYQALLRGREARLAPPVSRYRDFVAAERAAVESPVTRGFWRDYLEDAASTRLSPASEDPPACAEPDAPTHHHRTGTVSAPVCQRLHDAARQSREPLAVLLLSAHLVALRLLTGERELLSCSVTDCRLDEDTGERAVGLYINTLPVRARVDDDTWRALVNRVGHDRRAAFGHRRLPYAEICRLAGEARLSDSLFYFTNFHNGIAATDDLVQYGKSSHEVTSFPLTASFNVAPSTGEMTYSLAFDTRHFTAARIEQIARCYDAALDALARGIDAPLPTIDAMPDVSRSILLNDDASSASAPNLPALFAAQVRSHGDAPAVRDAHGVLTYRELDARARSVAAALARRGMGAGSVVGIRIAYSAALPVALLGVLMSGACFVAVDPDEPHARLAHVLANVALVLCPNGDDAPASAVPHLDLHALETEGAGAQTFEPPPIAPLLPAYRIYTSGTTGIPKCVDVHHAAYVNAIAHFRDMLRVGPGDRVMLTSALTFDISLLEVALPLASGAVLHVLNRDEALTPAAYDTTGHAAGHTIIQATPSVWSVLRLRGWSCPPRVTALVGGEALPRELGDWLSDATEAAWQVYGPSETTIWSTAARLGHASHTIGAPIAQTRCYLLDERLDAVPSGSVGTLYIGGAGVALGYAGATGATAASFLPDPHAATPGARMYRTGDRAHVDETGALVFLGRVDRQVKLAGHRLELDEVEARLAAHPDIAHAIVVLHPESQDRLAAYLVARTPRAQPDAAQLRDWLSTHVPPYALPASYTWIDTPPRTRNGKLDRRALPVPARAHAASAARQAAPSRPLERVLQHLWMKVLTVESIGVHDNFMTLGGYSLSAIRIVAQLRDLFGVPVSASALFTAPTICELADHLLDTYPSADIDAKSDLLLSLI; from the coding sequence ATGTCCTATGCCGCGCTCGACGTCGCCGTGCGCGACGCGGCCCGCACGCTCGCCGCGCGCGGCGTCTCGCATCGCGATACCGTCGCGCTGCAAACGCGCCGAGGGGTGGAATGGGTCGTCTGGTGGCTGGCGATATGGCGCACGGGCGCGGTCGTGTTGCCGCTGCCGGCCGATGCATCCGCCGAACGCACCGCGCAAGGGTGCGCGCAGGCCGGCGCGCGCTGGCTCGTCTCGACCACGACGCCTGCCGATCACACCGCGGGCCTGCCGCCCGTGATCACGCCGACGGCCGAGCGCGCGTGCGTCGAAGCGACCGCCCCGGACCATCGCCCCGCCGCCAATGAGCCCGCGTACATCCTGTTTACGTCGGGCTCGACGGGCACGCCCAAAGCCGTCACGGTCAGCCATCACGCGTTGTCGACCTATCTCGGCTGGGCGCGGACGCGCTACGCAAGCGAGCGCCACGGCGGCACGATCGTGCATTCCGAGCTCACTTTCGATTTCACGCAAACCTGCCTGTGGCTGCCGCTGCTGGCGGGCGAAACGGTGCGCTTCGCGCCCGATCCCGTCACGCCCGCCATGTTGTACGACCTGCTGCTCTGCGAGCCACCGCTATCGTTCATCAAGCTCACGCCCGCGCACCTGCAAGGGTTCGCGGCACTCGAAACACTGAATCCGCGCGCCGTGCCGTGGCCGGATCACGTGGTGGTGGGCGGCGCGGCGCTCGCGGGCGCGATGTTGCCGCCCTCGCTGCGGCGCGCACGCGCGATCATCCACAACGAATATGGTCCCACCGAAGCCACCGTCGGCTGCTGCGTGCAGAGCGAGCCGGCCGAGGGCATCTCGCCGGGATCTGTCTCGATCGGCGCGGCCACGCCGCGTAGCGCGCTCCTGGTGCTCGACGCCGAATTGCAGCCCGCTCCGGCAGGAGAAGCCGGCGAGCTGTATCTCAGCGGCGATCAACTGGCCCTCGGCTATGTCGGCAATCCAGCGGAAACCGCGCAGCGATTCCTGCCGAATCCCGCCCCCGGCAGCCCCGGGGAACGGGTCTATCGCACCGGCGACCTGGTCCGGCGCACGCCTGACGATCACCTTGTCTTCGTCGGGCGCGTGGACGACATGATCAAACGAAACGGCGTGCGCATCGAACCTGGAGCCATCACGGCGCACGTGCTGCGCCATCCGGGCGTATCCGGTTGCCACACATTCGCGCAGCGGCCCGCGCCCGCGTCGGAACCGCTGGTCGTTTGCGCCGTCGTCGGCGACGGGGTCGACGTGCATGCGCTGCGCGCGTGGCTCGCGTCGCAGTTGCCGGCGCACACGATGCCGAATCGCATCGTGCCGGTCGACACGCTGCCCTGCACGCCGCAAGGCAAGATCGACGAACGGGCGCTCGCCGCCAGCCTGTCCGTCGCGGCCCCCGCCCCGCCTTCGCTCGCCACGCGCGCGGAAACGGTGCTCGGCGCCATCTGGCGCGCCACGCTCGGCGCGACGGAGATCACGCCGTCCAGCCATTTCTTCGTCGAAGGCGGAGATTCGATCCGGGCAATCACTGTCGCCGTCGAAGCGCGCAAGCAAGGCCTCCTGCTGACCGCGGAACACCTTTTTCAGCATCCGGTGCTGCGCGATCTCGCGGCCGCGGCCACGGCCGCCGGCCCCGTTCCGGACGACGCGGCGCCGACGATGCCGGACGCCCGCCCCCCGGATGCCGACGTGGAGGAGACCTGTCCGGCGTCCTACCTGCAACTCGGCATGATTTTCCAGAATCAGGCCCATGGGCACGACGGGCGTTATCACGACATCTTCAGCTACCGGCTCGGCCTGCACGTCGACGAAGCCTGCCTGCGCGAAGCGGCGCGGCGCGCCGTCGCGCGTCATCCCGCGTTGCGCACGACTTTCGATCTGGCCGCCGACGGCCAGGCGGTGCAGCGTATCTGGACGCGCGGACCGGACGTGCTCGACTACGAGGACCTGACCGCGCTGTCGCCCGCCGACCAGCAGCGGACCATCGACCAGTGGATCGCCGGCGAACGGGCGCGCGGCTTCGATGTCCGGGTGTTGCCGCTGTTGCGCTTCAAGGCGCACCGGCTGGGTCCGCGCACGCTCCAGTTCACCACCAGCTTCCATCACGGCATCATGGACGGCTGGAGCGACCAGCAGATTCACACGGAACTGTTCGCCGACTACCAGGCCCTGCTCAGGGGCCGGGAGGCCCGCCTCGCGCCGCCCGTCAGCCGTTATCGCGACTTCGTCGCCGCCGAGCGCGCCGCCGTCGAATCGCCAGTGACGCGCGGGTTTTGGCGGGACTATCTGGAGGACGCGGCGTCGACCCGCCTGTCGCCGGCGAGCGAGGACCCGCCCGCCTGCGCCGAACCCGACGCGCCGACGCACCACCACCGCACCGGGACCGTATCCGCGCCGGTCTGTCAGCGCCTGCACGATGCCGCGCGGCAATCGCGCGAGCCTCTCGCCGTCCTGCTGCTGAGCGCCCATCTCGTCGCGCTGCGTCTGCTGACCGGGGAGCGCGAGCTCCTGTCATGCAGCGTAACGGATTGCCGTCTCGACGAAGACACGGGCGAGCGGGCGGTCGGCCTGTACATCAACACGCTGCCCGTGCGCGCGCGCGTCGACGACGACACATGGCGAGCGCTCGTGAATCGGGTGGGTCATGACCGGCGCGCGGCGTTCGGCCATCGCCGGCTGCCGTATGCGGAGATCTGTCGCCTCGCCGGCGAGGCCCGCCTGTCGGATTCACTGTTTTACTTCACGAACTTCCACAACGGCATCGCAGCGACCGACGATCTCGTGCAGTATGGCAAGTCCTCGCACGAGGTCACCAGTTTTCCGCTGACGGCCAGCTTCAACGTTGCGCCGTCCACCGGCGAGATGACCTACAGCCTCGCGTTCGACACGCGGCACTTCACGGCCGCCCGCATCGAACAGATCGCACGCTGCTACGACGCGGCGCTCGATGCGCTCGCGCGCGGCATCGACGCGCCGCTGCCGACGATCGACGCGATGCCGGACGTGTCGCGCTCGATCCTGTTGAACGACGACGCCAGCAGCGCCAGCGCGCCAAACCTGCCCGCGCTATTCGCCGCGCAAGTTCGGTCGCACGGCGACGCGCCCGCCGTTCGCGACGCGCACGGCGTCCTGACGTATCGCGAACTCGACGCGCGCGCGCGCTCCGTCGCGGCCGCGCTCGCCCGGCGCGGCATGGGCGCCGGCTCCGTGGTCGGGATCCGGATCGCGTATTCGGCGGCATTGCCCGTCGCGCTGCTGGGCGTGCTGATGAGCGGCGCCTGCTTCGTCGCGGTGGACCCGGATGAACCTCACGCCCGCCTCGCGCATGTCCTCGCGAACGTGGCGCTCGTCCTCTGCCCCAACGGCGACGACGCGCCCGCATCCGCCGTTCCCCACCTCGACCTGCACGCGCTCGAAACAGAGGGCGCCGGCGCGCAGACGTTCGAGCCGCCCCCCATCGCGCCCCTCCTGCCCGCGTACCGGATCTATACGTCTGGAACGACCGGCATCCCTAAATGCGTCGATGTCCACCACGCCGCCTACGTCAACGCCATCGCTCACTTTCGCGACATGCTGCGCGTCGGTCCCGGCGATCGCGTGATGCTGACTTCGGCCCTGACGTTCGACATCAGCCTGCTCGAAGTCGCGCTGCCGCTCGCGAGCGGCGCCGTGCTGCACGTCCTGAACCGCGACGAGGCGCTGACGCCCGCCGCCTACGACACGACCGGGCACGCAGCGGGCCACACGATCATCCAGGCCACGCCGTCCGTCTGGTCCGTGCTGCGTCTGCGCGGCTGGTCCTGTCCGCCGCGCGTAACGGCCCTCGTCGGCGGCGAAGCATTGCCGCGCGAACTCGGCGACTGGCTGTCCGACGCGACAGAAGCCGCCTGGCAAGTGTATGGACCATCCGAGACCACGATCTGGTCGACCGCCGCGCGGCTGGGCCACGCGTCGCACACAATCGGCGCGCCGATCGCGCAGACCCGCTGTTACCTGCTCGACGAGCGGCTCGACGCGGTGCCGTCAGGCAGCGTCGGCACGCTCTACATTGGGGGCGCCGGCGTCGCGCTCGGCTACGCGGGCGCGACGGGCGCGACGGCCGCATCGTTCCTGCCCGATCCGCACGCCGCGACGCCAGGCGCCCGCATGTACCGCACGGGCGATCGCGCGCACGTCGATGAGACGGGCGCGCTGGTGTTTCTCGGTCGCGTCGACCGGCAGGTCAAGCTCGCCGGGCATCGGCTCGAACTCGACGAGGTGGAAGCGCGGCTCGCCGCCCACCCCGACATCGCCCACGCGATCGTGGTGCTGCATCCCGAGTCGCAAGACCGGCTGGCCGCTTACCTCGTGGCGCGCACGCCTCGCGCGCAGCCGGACGCCGCGCAGTTGCGCGACTGGCTGTCGACGCACGTGCCGCCCTACGCGCTGCCGGCCAGCTATACCTGGATCGACACGCCGCCGCGCACGCGCAACGGCAAACTCGACCGGCGCGCGCTACCCGTCCCGGCCCGTGCGCACGCCGCGTCCGCCGCCCGCCAGGCCGCCCCGTCGCGCCCGCTGGAACGCGTGCTCCAGCACCTATGGATGAAGGTCCTGACGGTGGAGTCGATCGGCGTGCACGACAACTTCATGACGCTCGGCGGCTATTCCCTGTCCGCCATCCGGATCGTCGCGCAACTGCGCGATCTGTTTGGCGTTCCGGTCTCGGCGTCGGCGCTCTTCACCGCGCCCACCATCTGCGAACTGGCCGATCATCTGCTGGACACCTACCCGTCAGCCGATATCGATGCGAAATCCGATCTCCTTCTCTCGTTAATCTAA
- a CDS encoding NAD(P)/FAD-dependent oxidoreductase — MSTRPFDRTRRTFLAALLSATAADLVSAAGLPTGGGVRIGIVGAGVGGLTATRYLHMLMPRAHLVVFEPDRRYHACFKSNEALAGIRPDSDLLFGYDAWEKRTEWIAEAVASVETGVIVTERGSRHAFDWIVVSTGVQFRYDRIDGLSAARALDVPHAWAGKAQYDALRAQLVAMRDGGVVLIAPPKAPYKCPPGPFERASLVAHYLRHHKPNAKIIIADGNENFSKQPLFQRGWERLYGFGTPQSLIERISGGKGGRVVSVDVASRRVTLENGESIRADVCNLIPPQYAGAMPERSGLADESGWCPVDKATMESTRVAGVYVVGDACDAASMPKSAFSATSQAKACAFAIAAAAASAPPPTPRFMNACFSLLEPGYGISIAHHYAYEKAGNRITQLSGGTTSLDASDEDLSREAAFSEDWFNIVTHQLFA; from the coding sequence ATGTCCACGCGCCCTTTCGACCGCACCCGCCGCACTTTTCTCGCCGCCCTGTTAAGCGCGACGGCGGCCGATCTCGTCTCGGCCGCCGGCCTGCCGACCGGCGGCGGCGTCCGGATCGGCATCGTCGGCGCGGGCGTCGGCGGCCTGACGGCCACCCGTTATCTGCACATGCTGATGCCGCGCGCGCATCTCGTCGTGTTTGAACCCGATCGGCGCTATCACGCGTGCTTCAAGTCGAATGAAGCGCTCGCGGGCATCCGGCCGGACAGCGACCTCCTGTTTGGCTACGACGCGTGGGAAAAACGGACTGAGTGGATCGCCGAAGCGGTCGCATCCGTCGAAACCGGCGTGATCGTCACTGAGCGCGGCAGCCGTCATGCGTTCGACTGGATCGTCGTGTCGACCGGCGTGCAGTTCCGCTACGACCGCATCGACGGGCTGTCCGCCGCGCGCGCGCTGGACGTTCCGCATGCGTGGGCGGGCAAGGCGCAGTACGACGCGCTGCGCGCGCAGCTCGTCGCGATGCGCGACGGCGGCGTGGTGCTCATCGCGCCGCCCAAGGCCCCGTACAAGTGCCCGCCAGGGCCGTTCGAGCGCGCGAGCCTCGTCGCGCACTATCTGCGTCATCACAAGCCGAACGCCAAGATCATCATTGCCGACGGCAACGAGAACTTCTCCAAGCAGCCGCTCTTTCAGCGGGGCTGGGAACGGCTTTACGGCTTCGGCACGCCGCAGAGCCTCATCGAGCGCATCAGCGGCGGCAAGGGGGGACGGGTGGTCAGCGTCGACGTCGCCAGCCGGCGCGTCACGCTCGAAAACGGCGAATCGATCCGCGCCGACGTGTGCAACCTCATTCCACCGCAATACGCGGGCGCGATGCCCGAGCGCTCGGGCCTGGCCGACGAAAGCGGCTGGTGCCCCGTCGACAAGGCCACGATGGAATCGACGCGCGTAGCCGGCGTCTATGTGGTCGGCGACGCATGCGACGCCGCGAGCATGCCGAAATCGGCGTTTTCCGCGACCTCGCAGGCCAAAGCCTGCGCGTTCGCGATCGCCGCGGCGGCCGCGTCGGCGCCGCCGCCCACCCCGCGCTTCATGAACGCCTGCTTCAGCCTGCTGGAACCAGGCTATGGCATTTCGATCGCCCATCACTACGCGTACGAAAAGGCGGGCAATCGCATTACGCAGTTGTCCGGCGGCACGACATCGCTCGATGCATCGGACGAGGATCTGTCGAGAGAGGCCGCATTTTCCGAGGACTGGTTCAACATCGTCACGCATCAGCTCTTCGCTTGA
- a CDS encoding formyltransferase family protein, whose protein sequence is MPLPHPSHADPLRTVDPGKQQCVVVGGGTLAVSCCEQLLASGRVVAALLPTDAALHAWGEREHIVRLDSIASLSEWVRDHPVHWLFSVSNPLILPSTLVDDIGCGAFNYHDGPLPKYAGSHATSWALLSGETEHAICWHCLSFPVDAGHIAIRRKVPIEARDTALSLNLKCYQAARDGFAELLSRLDSNALTLEPQDMAQRSFYAKWRRPESGAHLRWSMPAHALSALARALDFGDHYPNPLTSPKLWVANTAFAIRQVHPLRQCSGKPPGTLIGIASDAWQVTTGSTDVLVRGFSSLEGVPYVANELADALALGRGSSLPVLTQEETELARSTLETLAPSEAFWREHLARSGAGRLIFPSPRDHGGQRARATTDWFSPHPVMRCEDPAVVTLSTFLGCIQLEFNQSCVQVGWRIDEAATLSGRMAGLAEIVPLEFQVERRSDFRCHHQSVTRALGLMKQHRTHPRDIVSRYPELKTMPALRTQHPWEIGISLVRSNIGSTNHTLTPTCGVGRVATLEIGEEGRFRWIYDAQQDNRDIIERLNGRMKDRGSFPGSDF, encoded by the coding sequence ATGCCCCTACCTCACCCATCACACGCTGACCCGCTGCGCACCGTCGATCCAGGAAAGCAACAGTGCGTCGTGGTCGGCGGCGGCACGCTGGCCGTGTCCTGCTGCGAACAACTGCTCGCATCGGGCCGCGTCGTCGCCGCGCTGCTGCCGACGGATGCCGCGCTGCATGCATGGGGCGAGCGCGAACACATCGTTCGGCTGGACTCCATCGCGTCACTGTCCGAATGGGTCAGGGACCATCCGGTTCACTGGCTGTTTTCCGTCTCGAATCCGCTCATTCTTCCGTCGACACTCGTCGACGACATCGGCTGCGGCGCATTCAACTACCATGACGGTCCCCTGCCGAAATATGCCGGCAGCCATGCGACGTCGTGGGCGTTGCTGTCTGGCGAAACGGAGCACGCAATCTGCTGGCATTGTCTGTCCTTCCCGGTAGACGCGGGACATATTGCCATTCGCCGCAAAGTGCCGATCGAAGCCCGGGACACCGCGTTGTCGCTGAACCTCAAATGTTACCAGGCGGCCCGCGATGGTTTTGCCGAGTTGCTCTCCCGTCTCGATTCGAACGCGCTCACACTTGAACCGCAGGATATGGCGCAGCGAAGCTTCTACGCAAAGTGGCGCCGACCAGAATCCGGCGCGCACCTTCGCTGGTCCATGCCAGCCCATGCTCTGTCAGCGTTGGCACGCGCGCTCGATTTCGGCGACCATTACCCCAACCCCCTGACTTCCCCGAAGCTATGGGTCGCCAATACCGCGTTCGCGATTCGTCAGGTTCATCCTTTGAGGCAATGTTCCGGCAAGCCGCCGGGCACACTAATCGGTATCGCCTCTGATGCCTGGCAAGTTACCACTGGCAGCACCGACGTGCTCGTGCGGGGATTCTCCAGTCTCGAAGGCGTTCCGTATGTCGCAAACGAACTCGCTGACGCGTTGGCTTTGGGCCGAGGCTCGTCGCTACCCGTCCTCACGCAAGAGGAGACTGAGTTGGCGAGAAGCACGCTTGAGACCTTGGCTCCGAGCGAGGCATTCTGGCGCGAGCATCTCGCCCGGTCCGGCGCCGGTCGTCTGATCTTTCCGTCACCGCGCGATCACGGCGGACAACGCGCGCGTGCGACGACCGATTGGTTCTCCCCACATCCTGTAATGCGCTGTGAAGACCCCGCTGTTGTCACGCTGAGTACATTCCTGGGTTGTATCCAGCTCGAATTCAATCAATCGTGCGTTCAAGTCGGATGGAGAATTGACGAGGCAGCGACTTTGTCCGGGCGCATGGCCGGACTAGCGGAGATCGTCCCGTTGGAATTTCAGGTCGAACGGAGAAGCGATTTTCGTTGCCACCACCAGTCTGTCACGAGGGCATTGGGGCTTATGAAACAACATCGCACGCATCCACGCGATATTGTGTCTCGATACCCGGAATTAAAAACGATGCCCGCTCTGCGGACCCAGCATCCATGGGAAATTGGCATTTCCTTGGTTCGAAGCAACATCGGTTCGACGAATCATACGCTCACTCCGACTTGTGGTGTCGGTAGAGTCGCCACTTTGGAAATCGGGGAAGAGGGACGTTTCCGTTGGATATATGACGCACAACAAGACAACCGAGACATTATCGAACGGTTGA